A segment of the Candidatus Krumholzibacteriia bacterium genome:
GCGTCGGTGGGTGCGATTCCCTCCTGCTCGATCCACGCGGGGACGGCCTCCACGAACGCATCCTCGAGTGTTTCGAGATCGACGCTCTCGGCCCGGGCACGCTCGGCGCGGAGCTTCACACGCGCGATCGGATCCTTGGTCCTGGCGATCCGTGTGTCGAGCTTGTCGAGTGCCGCCTGGTCGATCAGCGAGGCAGGATCGGCCAGGGCCTTCAGGTACTGGGCGACGGCGTCCATGTGATCTTTCTGGTTCGTGGCGGCGGTGCCGAGAGCGGAGCCTCCGAATCACCCGCCGTCGGCGTGCTCCAGCCACCGCAGGGCCTCTGCCGGCTCCAGGACGTCGGCCCCGGGGTGCGGCCGGCCGGCGAGGAGGTCGCGGTCCGACGACACCACCGGGACCCGGGCGGCGGCGGCCAGGGCGGCGAACTTGCGGTCGGTGGGGTCGGGGACGGCCTCGAAGGCGTCGGGATCGGTCGGGCCGTCGAAACGTCCGGCCTCGCCGAAGACGTCTTCGACCTCCTCCCAGGAGATGGGGGGGATCCGGCGGAGGACGGCACGGGTCTCGCGCCGGGTCGCCTCGTTCCAGACCACCACGAGCCGTCCCTCGCGGGCCCGCTCGATCAGGCGGGCCGAGGCACTTCCGCGGC
Coding sequences within it:
- a CDS encoding PIN domain-containing protein, with the protein product MTPRLVLDTNVFVAAGFRRGSASARLIERAREGRLVVVWNEATRRETRAVLRRIPPISWEEVEDVFGEAGRFDGPTDPDAFEAVPDPTDRKFAALAAAARVPVVSSDRDLLAGRPHPGADVLEPAEALRWLEHADGG